One part of the Oceanihabitans sp. IOP_32 genome encodes these proteins:
- a CDS encoding deoxyhypusine synthase family protein, whose protein sequence is MTTKGPISQFIEKHYLHFNAAALVDAAKGYEAQLDGGAKMLVSLAGAMSTAELGKSFAEMIRQDKVQIISCTGANLEEDIMNLVAHSHYKRVPNYRDLTPQDEWDLMEKGLNRVTDTCIPEEEAFRRLQKHIVKIWKDAEANGERYLPHEYMYKMLLSGVLEQYYEIDLKDSWMYAAAEKNLPIICPGWEDSTMGNIFASYVLKGELQASTVKSGIEYMTFLADWYTANSQNGIGFFQIGGGIAGDFPICVVPMLYQDMERPDTPFWSYFCQISDSTTSYGSYSGAVPNEKITWGKLNVDTPKFIIESDATIVAPLVFAYVLGL, encoded by the coding sequence ATGACTACTAAAGGACCTATTTCTCAATTTATAGAAAAGCACTACTTACATTTTAATGCTGCGGCCTTAGTTGATGCTGCCAAAGGATATGAAGCACAGTTAGATGGCGGCGCAAAAATGCTAGTTTCTCTTGCTGGAGCTATGAGTACCGCAGAACTTGGTAAGAGTTTTGCCGAAATGATTCGTCAAGACAAGGTTCAAATAATCTCTTGTACAGGTGCCAACCTTGAAGAAGATATTATGAATTTAGTAGCACATTCACATTACAAACGCGTACCAAATTACCGCGATTTAACACCTCAAGACGAGTGGGATTTAATGGAAAAAGGATTAAATCGCGTAACAGATACCTGTATTCCAGAAGAAGAAGCCTTTAGACGCTTACAGAAACATATCGTAAAAATTTGGAAAGATGCCGAAGCAAACGGAGAACGTTATTTACCGCACGAGTATATGTATAAAATGTTATTATCTGGCGTATTAGAACAATACTACGAAATAGACCTAAAAGATTCTTGGATGTACGCTGCCGCAGAAAAGAACTTACCAATAATTTGTCCAGGTTGGGAAGATAGTACCATGGGCAACATCTTTGCTAGCTACGTACTTAAAGGCGAGTTACAAGCCAGTACCGTAAAATCTGGAATTGAGTATATGACCTTTTTAGCAGATTGGTACACCGCAAACTCTCAAAACGGCATTGGTTTCTTCCAAATTGGAGGCGGCATCGCAGGCGATTTCCCAATATGTGTGGTACCTATGTTGTATCAAGATATGGAACGCCCAGACACACCGTTTTGGAGTTATTTTTGTCAGATTAGCGATTCTACAACAAGTTACGGGTCGTATTCTGGTGCTGTACCAAACGAAAAAATCACTTGGGGTAAACTCAATGTAGACACCCCTAAATTCATAATAGAAAGTGACGCCACTATTGTTGCGCCATTGGTTTTCGCCTATGTATTAGGCCTGTAA
- a CDS encoding bifunctional GNAT family N-acetyltransferase/carbon-nitrogen hydrolase family protein, giving the protein MNENIDNIELKFLTVDDFEELKDATLEAYGGVLNSYWKKHHIEELTSMFPEGQVVIKIDGDIAGCALSLIVDYDRIDDEHTYEDIIGGKSFKNHDPNGDVLYGIDVFIKPQYRGLRLGRRLYDYRKELCENLNLKGIVFGGRMPNYHKYKELTPKEYIEKVKRKDIHDPVLNFQISNDFHPVRVLKGYLEGDTASNEYAVLMEWDNIYYTKPNKKASSVKTVVRLGLIQWQMRPYKDLDALMQQVEYFIDSVAAYRSDFAVFPEFFNAPLMAEFNHMHEPDAIRELAKFTETIVDKLKQLSISYNINIISGSMPELVNDKLYNVGYLCRRDGSVERYEKLHITPDEAKVWGMQKGHTLQTFETDAGKIGILICYDSEFPELSRLLADEGMDILFIPFLTDTQNGYSRVRLCAQARAVENECYVAISGSVGNLPNVNNMDIQYAQSAVFTPCDFSFPSNGIKAEATTNTEMILVADVDLSLLRELHALGAVRNLKDRRKDFYDVIRIK; this is encoded by the coding sequence ATGAACGAGAACATAGATAATATTGAGCTTAAGTTTTTAACTGTTGATGATTTTGAAGAGTTAAAAGATGCCACTTTAGAGGCCTACGGAGGCGTGCTTAATTCCTATTGGAAAAAACACCATATAGAAGAGTTAACCTCTATGTTCCCCGAAGGTCAGGTGGTTATAAAAATTGATGGCGATATTGCAGGTTGCGCCTTATCACTTATTGTAGATTATGATCGTATTGATGACGAGCATACTTACGAGGATATAATTGGTGGTAAATCCTTTAAAAATCACGACCCTAATGGTGATGTACTCTATGGCATTGATGTATTTATAAAGCCCCAGTATAGGGGCTTACGCCTAGGAAGACGATTATACGATTACAGAAAAGAACTTTGTGAGAATTTAAATTTAAAGGGCATTGTTTTTGGAGGAAGAATGCCAAATTACCATAAATATAAAGAACTTACTCCAAAAGAGTATATAGAAAAAGTAAAACGCAAAGACATTCATGATCCTGTTTTAAATTTTCAAATCTCTAACGATTTTCATCCAGTTCGAGTGCTTAAAGGTTATTTAGAAGGCGATACCGCATCTAATGAATACGCGGTATTAATGGAGTGGGACAATATATATTATACCAAACCCAATAAAAAAGCGAGTTCTGTAAAAACAGTTGTTAGGTTAGGCCTCATTCAATGGCAAATGCGTCCGTATAAAGATCTGGATGCCCTCATGCAACAAGTTGAATATTTTATAGACAGCGTGGCGGCGTATAGATCAGATTTTGCCGTATTTCCGGAGTTTTTTAATGCGCCTTTAATGGCAGAATTTAACCACATGCATGAGCCAGATGCCATTAGAGAACTAGCAAAATTTACAGAAACCATTGTCGATAAATTAAAGCAATTATCGATTTCGTATAACATTAATATTATTTCTGGAAGTATGCCAGAACTTGTAAACGATAAGTTATACAATGTGGGATATTTATGCAGAAGAGATGGCAGTGTAGAACGTTACGAGAAATTACATATTACCCCAGACGAAGCTAAGGTGTGGGGTATGCAAAAAGGCCATACATTACAAACTTTTGAAACCGATGCAGGTAAAATTGGTATACTTATTTGTTACGACTCAGAGTTTCCAGAATTATCACGTTTATTAGCCGATGAAGGTATGGATATTCTTTTCATTCCGTTTTTAACCGATACGCAGAACGGCTATTCTCGTGTAAGACTATGTGCTCAGGCACGCGCTGTAGAAAACGAATGTTATGTAGCCATTTCGGGTAGTGTTGGTAATTTGCCAAACGTAAATAATATGGATATTCAATACGCACAATCGGCCGTATTTACCCCATGCGATTTTTCATTTCCTAGTAATGGCATTAAGGCCGAGGCGACTACAAATACCGAGATGATTTTAGTGGCCGACGTAGACTTAAGTTTACTGCGAGAGCTGCATGCACTTGGTGCCGTGCGCAATTTAAAAGATAGAAGAAAAGATTTTTACGATGTTATCAGAATAAAATAA
- a CDS encoding mannosyltransferase translates to MALSSLMFYGAFAYDLLRTDYIKLLLLYAALFFLFYKLVQYFKGNIKLLTWLAFVFRAVFILAIPNLSQDFYRFIWDGRLLLEGINPYLHTVEALMRNAEPPVAQAQVLYEGMGALNASHFSNYPPLNQFCFALAAFFSGKSILGAVVAMRLLIIAADFGTLYFGKRLLKKLKLPAYHMFWYILNPFIVIELTGNLHFEGVMIFFLIWSLYLMHIGKWQFAAIVLGLSVSVKLIPLLFLPLFYQWFVSKKNDYEFPEQVQDNRKKIATSCTPRNDVQKGIKQLLSFYSITMITVILLFLPFYSTEFIINYAKTVGLWFSNFEFNASIYYVARAIGYAFRGYNEIEIIGPVLSVVVILFVLMLTFFRKNKTTSQLITSMLLFLSFYFFVATTVHPWYIATILALSVFTRYKFVFVWSFVIVLSYLAYLNADSADKSENLWIIAIEYAIVYGVFVWEVFIKKSRS, encoded by the coding sequence ATGGCATTGTCAAGTTTGATGTTTTACGGCGCTTTTGCTTACGATTTGCTGCGTACAGATTATATAAAGCTGCTATTATTATATGCCGCCTTATTTTTTTTGTTTTATAAATTAGTACAATATTTTAAGGGAAACATAAAACTTTTAACTTGGCTAGCCTTTGTTTTTAGAGCTGTTTTTATTTTGGCTATACCGAATTTATCGCAAGATTTTTATCGGTTTATTTGGGATGGTAGGTTGTTATTGGAGGGTATTAATCCTTACCTGCATACAGTAGAAGCCTTAATGCGCAATGCTGAACCTCCTGTGGCACAAGCTCAAGTGTTATACGAAGGTATGGGAGCTTTAAATGCGAGCCATTTTAGTAATTATCCGCCGTTAAATCAATTTTGTTTTGCTTTAGCAGCTTTTTTTTCTGGGAAAAGTATTTTAGGAGCGGTTGTAGCGATGCGTTTGTTAATTATTGCCGCCGATTTTGGAACACTTTATTTTGGAAAAAGACTGCTTAAAAAGCTAAAACTTCCAGCTTATCATATGTTCTGGTATATTTTAAATCCGTTTATTGTTATAGAGTTAACTGGCAATCTTCATTTTGAAGGTGTCATGATTTTCTTTTTAATTTGGAGTTTATATTTAATGCATATTGGTAAATGGCAATTTGCGGCTATTGTTTTGGGTTTGTCAGTTTCAGTTAAATTAATTCCTTTACTATTTTTGCCTTTATTTTATCAATGGTTTGTTTCAAAAAAAAATGATTATGAGTTTCCTGAACAAGTTCAAGATAACAGAAAAAAGATTGCCACGTCGTGCACTCCTCGCAATGACGTACAAAAGGGAATAAAACAATTACTTTCATTTTATAGTATTACAATGATTACTGTAATTCTCTTATTTCTTCCTTTTTATTCTACAGAATTTATTATCAATTATGCTAAAACCGTGGGATTATGGTTTAGTAATTTTGAGTTTAATGCCAGTATATATTATGTCGCTAGAGCTATAGGATATGCTTTTAGAGGCTATAATGAAATTGAAATTATTGGGCCAGTATTATCTGTGGTTGTTATTTTATTTGTGCTTATGCTTACTTTTTTCAGAAAAAATAAAACAACGAGTCAATTAATAACGTCGATGTTATTGTTCTTGTCTTTTTATTTTTTTGTAGCAACAACGGTGCACCCATGGTATATTGCAACAATTTTAGCACTTTCGGTTTTTACTAGATATAAGTTTGTGTTCGTGTGGAGTTTTGTTATTGTTTTAAGTTATTTAGCCTATTTAAACGCAGATAGCGCCGATAAATCTGAGAATTTATGGATTATTGCCATAGAGTACGCCATAGTTTACGGGGTATTTGTTTGGGAAGTATTTATAAAAAAAAGCCGCTCATAG
- a CDS encoding sugar-transfer associated ATP-grasp domain-containing protein: MLRIQVKKGVDKVLLRLYHSSHKKEALKFLKKIEAQKGKTNPKFIKLSNQYASDVLGWIGYSPWLYVYSAISGSFKEGWIPDNYYGKIVIPELKGQYGALDDLNALQNKLFTSALFPDKAYYVNGLWTTKDYAVIPQKKVADVLFNSSQDIVYKTDNSLRGLGVHFFSKDNFEINKVMALGNGIAQQFIKQHVFFEDIVSKSVATIRLTTYIDVKGETSLRSGFLRVGRAPDTHVKSVSHIRVPININTGELSKTGYDTNLNTIEKHPDSNYIFNKRKIPHFNKCIAAVLHLHKQMPFSRTIGWDLTLDKNEEVKVMEWNGGHNDVKFGEATQGPCYADLGWEKLWKK, from the coding sequence ATGTTAAGAATCCAAGTAAAAAAAGGAGTTGATAAAGTTCTTTTAAGGCTATATCATTCTAGCCATAAAAAAGAAGCTCTTAAATTTCTTAAAAAAATAGAAGCTCAAAAAGGTAAAACGAATCCTAAATTTATAAAATTAAGTAATCAATATGCCTCAGATGTTCTTGGGTGGATTGGTTATTCTCCTTGGCTTTATGTCTATAGTGCCATTAGCGGAAGTTTTAAAGAAGGATGGATTCCAGATAATTATTACGGTAAAATAGTAATACCTGAACTTAAGGGGCAATATGGTGCTTTAGACGATTTAAATGCACTACAAAACAAACTTTTTACTAGTGCCCTATTTCCCGATAAGGCTTATTATGTTAATGGTTTATGGACCACCAAAGACTACGCTGTAATTCCTCAAAAAAAGGTGGCAGACGTTCTATTTAATTCGTCACAAGACATTGTTTACAAAACAGATAATTCGTTAAGAGGCCTAGGTGTGCACTTTTTTTCTAAAGATAATTTTGAAATTAATAAAGTAATGGCCTTAGGTAATGGCATAGCTCAACAGTTTATTAAGCAGCATGTTTTTTTTGAAGACATTGTGTCGAAATCTGTAGCCACCATTAGATTAACCACATATATCGATGTGAAGGGAGAAACTTCTCTTCGATCAGGTTTTCTTCGTGTAGGACGGGCTCCAGATACTCATGTAAAATCTGTAAGTCATATAAGAGTGCCCATTAATATAAACACTGGGGAGTTAAGTAAAACTGGATATGATACCAATTTGAATACCATTGAAAAACATCCCGACAGTAATTATATTTTTAATAAAAGAAAAATACCACATTTTAACAAATGCATAGCTGCTGTACTACATTTACACAAACAAATGCCTTTTTCAAGAACCATAGGTTGGGACTTAACGCTTGACAAAAATGAAGAAGTTAAAGTGATGGAATGGAATGGAGGACATAACGACGTGAAATTTGGCGAGGCCACACAAGGCCCATGTTATGCAGATCTAGGATGGGAAAAATTATGGAAAAAATAA
- a CDS encoding cellulose synthase family protein, protein MLLETIIIVVYTIALVLIFVYALAQLNLLFNYVSAKKSNTTSDLFDLSNPKEVPFVTIQLPVYNEMYVMERLLNNIAKIDYPRHRLEIQVLDDSTDETVESTKHHIAKIQNEGLDIQHITRSNRKGFKAGALKAGLETAKGEFIAIFDADFLPQTDWLQRTIPYFKDEKLGVVQTRWAHINRNYSILTKIQAFALDAHFTLEQVGRNSKGHFINFNGTAGVWRKTCILDAGNWEGDTLTEDLDLSYRAQLKKWKFKYLEDVVTPAELPIVISAARSQQFRWNKGGAENFQKMMWKVLKSKNLSAKTKLHGLLHLLNSTMFLNILVVAILSVPMLYIKNENAHLKTYFIVMSFFVLSTLIFFVCYWIMYKKMYGTTLRSFLNYTGMFFVFFSVAMGFSLHNSIAVLEGHFGKKSEFVRTPKFNISSTREGWKTNKYLNKTISIYVVFEGLLMLYFAFGLYSAFVVGDQGGDFGLFPFHLMLFLGFGYVFYKSLTSKS, encoded by the coding sequence ATGCTTTTAGAGACCATAATTATAGTAGTTTACACCATAGCTTTAGTGCTTATATTTGTTTATGCCTTAGCACAATTAAACCTTTTATTTAATTATGTATCGGCAAAAAAAAGTAATACGACTTCTGATTTGTTCGATTTATCAAATCCGAAGGAAGTTCCTTTTGTTACCATACAACTACCCGTTTATAACGAAATGTATGTTATGGAACGTTTATTGAACAATATTGCCAAAATAGATTACCCCAGACATAGATTAGAGATTCAAGTTTTAGACGATTCTACCGATGAAACTGTAGAAAGCACGAAACACCACATTGCTAAAATACAAAACGAAGGTTTAGATATACAGCACATAACCAGAAGCAATCGAAAAGGCTTTAAAGCTGGGGCATTAAAAGCGGGATTAGAAACCGCTAAAGGCGAATTTATTGCCATTTTTGATGCCGATTTCCTGCCACAAACCGATTGGTTACAACGTACCATCCCTTATTTTAAAGATGAAAAACTTGGCGTTGTACAAACCCGTTGGGCACATATAAATCGCAACTATTCTATATTAACCAAAATACAAGCTTTTGCTTTAGATGCTCATTTTACACTCGAGCAAGTCGGTAGAAATAGTAAAGGCCATTTTATTAATTTTAATGGTACAGCAGGTGTTTGGCGGAAAACTTGCATTTTAGACGCTGGTAATTGGGAAGGGGATACCTTAACCGAAGATTTAGATTTAAGCTATCGTGCTCAATTAAAAAAATGGAAATTTAAATACCTTGAAGATGTTGTTACACCAGCAGAGTTACCCATAGTGATTAGTGCAGCACGCTCTCAACAATTTAGATGGAACAAAGGCGGTGCCGAAAATTTCCAGAAAATGATGTGGAAGGTTTTAAAAAGTAAAAACCTATCGGCAAAAACAAAACTGCATGGTTTACTTCATTTATTAAACAGTACCATGTTTTTAAACATTCTGGTAGTAGCGATACTGAGTGTCCCCATGCTTTACATAAAAAATGAAAACGCCCATTTAAAAACCTATTTTATAGTGATGAGTTTTTTTGTGTTAAGCACTCTGATATTTTTTGTTTGCTATTGGATAATGTATAAGAAAATGTACGGTACTACGCTAAGAAGTTTTTTAAATTATACAGGGATGTTTTTTGTTTTTTTCTCGGTAGCTATGGGCTTTTCTTTGCATAATTCTATAGCAGTTTTAGAAGGGCATTTTGGGAAAAAAAGTGAATTTGTTCGAACACCAAAATTTAATATTAGTAGTACTAGAGAGGGATGGAAAACAAATAAATACCTAAACAAAACCATCTCTATTTATGTGGTTTTTGAAGGTTTGCTTATGCTGTACTTTGCCTTTGGTTTGTACAGTGCTTTTGTGGTAGGTGATCAAGGTGGCGATTTTGGGCTTTTTCCATTTCACCTTATGTTGTTTCTAGGTTTTGGCTATGTTTTTTATAAATCGTTAACCTCTAAATCCTAA
- a CDS encoding glycosyltransferase family 2 protein, protein MPHIKVIIPAYNEADSIALVINDIPDIVNEIIVISNNSTDNTEINAKKAGATVLTEKRKGYGYACLKGMTYIANQNIKPDIVVFLDGDYSDYPEELTKIVAPIINDDIDFVIGARVKDLREQGSMTGPQIFGNWLATTLMTLFFKSKFTDLGPFRAITYNKLLALNMEDKTYGWTVEMQLKVLRQKLSYTEIPVNYRNRIGISKVSGTFKGAVFAGFKILGWIFKYSIK, encoded by the coding sequence ATGCCTCATATAAAAGTCATCATCCCTGCCTACAACGAAGCAGATTCTATTGCCCTTGTTATTAACGATATTCCTGATATAGTTAACGAAATAATTGTAATTAGTAATAACTCTACAGATAATACTGAAATCAATGCCAAAAAAGCGGGGGCTACCGTTTTAACGGAAAAACGCAAAGGCTACGGCTATGCTTGTTTGAAAGGTATGACATATATAGCAAATCAAAATATAAAGCCAGATATTGTCGTGTTTTTAGATGGCGATTATAGTGATTATCCAGAGGAATTAACAAAAATTGTAGCACCTATTATTAATGATGATATCGATTTTGTAATTGGAGCGCGCGTAAAGGATTTAAGAGAACAAGGATCAATGACAGGACCGCAAATTTTTGGGAATTGGCTGGCAACCACATTGATGACACTCTTTTTTAAATCGAAATTCACCGACTTAGGTCCCTTTAGAGCCATTACATACAATAAATTGTTGGCCTTAAATATGGAAGATAAAACCTATGGCTGGACCGTAGAAATGCAATTAAAGGTCTTAAGGCAAAAACTTAGTTACACCGAAATACCCGTGAATTACAGAAATAGAATAGGCATCTCGAAAGTTTCTGGTACCTTTAAAGGAGCCGTGTTTGCTGGTTTTAAAATACTAGGATGGATTTTTAAATACAGTATTAAATAA
- a CDS encoding 4Fe-4S binding protein yields the protein MKAIKTSGLILFLIGLCVFSGSLFTGNFGLSPSQFKTFIESKNYQSEVIEDALFKATVTQEHLNIFEFSSRVRQAYQASNDYYDKLIEKYDSEKNWDKKGEQYQYKIYGKPHSLSYEVAKIAGSGFVKENPLILWWLSFGLAIIGALLFILPNVILLGKPGIKNNGIYHKASTNRGWIAWLVLLYLVVFYVLLYFYPDYVVNWTYILDSISVFLNGNPASQWFVYGFLYSVVMLVMAVRMYIKYRHNTYQMIRTTSVLFFQIVFAFLIPEIMLSLNMPGYDFKNAFPLDYDFFFDWNLDSLRNSGAIGLFILVWGIVLTLVIVPVMTYFFGKRWYCSWVCGCGGLAETLGDPYRQLSDKSLNAWRLERWLVHGVLVFSLVMTLVTLYCYFLGVQSFLGINSQWIKDAYSFLIGAWFAGVIGTGFYPIFGNRVWCRFGCPLAAYLGIVQRFKSRFRITTNGGQCISCGNCSTYCEMGIDVRAYAQKGENIIRASCVGCGICAAVCPRGVLKLENGPEKGRINPTDVLLGNNLDLMDFLKQK from the coding sequence ATGAAGGCAATAAAAACATCAGGATTAATATTATTCTTAATAGGACTCTGTGTTTTTTCAGGGAGTTTATTCACTGGTAACTTTGGGCTTAGCCCTTCCCAGTTTAAAACCTTTATTGAATCTAAAAATTACCAAAGTGAAGTTATAGAAGACGCCCTTTTTAAAGCTACCGTAACTCAAGAGCATCTAAATATTTTTGAGTTTTCTAGCCGCGTGAGGCAAGCTTATCAAGCCTCAAACGATTACTATGATAAATTAATAGAAAAATACGATTCTGAAAAAAACTGGGATAAAAAAGGCGAGCAATATCAATATAAAATCTACGGAAAACCCCACAGTTTAAGTTATGAAGTTGCTAAAATTGCGGGTTCAGGTTTTGTTAAAGAAAATCCGTTAATCCTATGGTGGTTAAGTTTTGGTTTAGCAATAATTGGTGCCTTACTTTTTATTTTACCAAATGTTATTCTATTAGGTAAACCTGGAATTAAAAATAACGGTATTTATCATAAAGCGAGTACCAACCGTGGTTGGATAGCTTGGTTGGTACTCCTATATCTAGTGGTGTTTTATGTGCTCTTATATTTTTACCCAGATTATGTGGTTAATTGGACCTATATTCTCGATTCTATAAGTGTGTTTTTAAACGGCAATCCGGCAAGCCAATGGTTTGTTTATGGCTTTTTATACTCTGTGGTTATGCTGGTTATGGCCGTGCGTATGTATATTAAATACCGGCATAATACTTATCAAATGATAAGAACTACTTCGGTACTGTTCTTTCAAATAGTATTCGCCTTTCTTATTCCAGAAATTATGCTAAGCTTAAATATGCCGGGATACGATTTTAAAAATGCCTTTCCTTTAGACTATGATTTCTTTTTTGATTGGAATTTAGACAGTCTTCGTAACAGTGGCGCCATAGGATTATTTATATTGGTTTGGGGTATTGTATTAACCTTAGTTATAGTACCTGTTATGACTTATTTCTTCGGAAAACGCTGGTATTGCTCTTGGGTTTGTGGTTGTGGTGGTTTAGCCGAAACTTTAGGAGATCCGTACAGGCAACTTTCAGATAAAAGTTTAAACGCCTGGAGATTAGAACGCTGGTTGGTGCATGGCGTTTTAGTGTTTTCTTTGGTGATGACTTTGGTAACTTTGTATTGTTATTTTCTTGGCGTGCAGTCGTTTTTGGGTATTAACTCCCAATGGATAAAAGATGCTTATAGTTTCTTAATTGGGGCTTGGTTTGCAGGTGTTATAGGCACAGGTTTTTATCCTATTTTTGGCAACCGCGTATGGTGCCGTTTTGGTTGTCCGTTAGCTGCTTATTTAGGTATTGTTCAGCGTTTTAAATCGCGATTTAGAATTACAACTAATGGCGGCCAATGCATTTCTTGTGGTAACTGCTCAACCTATTGCGAAATGGGTATTGATGTACGCGCTTATGCTCAAAAAGGCGAAAATATTATAAGAGCAAGTTGTGTGGGTTGCGGTATTTGTGCTGCGGTTTGCCCAAGAGGGGTTTTAAAACTTGAAAATGGGCCAGAAAAAGGGCGTATTAATCCTACTGATGTTTTACTGGGTAATAATTTAGATCTGATGGATTTTTTGAAACAAAAATAA
- a CDS encoding NAD(P)/FAD-dependent oxidoreductase — translation MEHIVIIGNGISGVTAARHIRKLSDKKITIISAETDYFFSRTALMYVYMGHMKFEHTQPYENWFWKKNKINLKKGFVKTVKTETKSLLFANGESLKYDKLIIATGSKPNKFGWPGQDLKGVMGMYHKQDLEALEKYAPNNKVCKHAVVVGGGLIGVELVEMLHSRHIPVTFLVRESSFWNIVLPEQESALINREIRSIGVDLRLGVNLKEIKADENGTVKSVVIAETEDEIECNIVGLTAGVSPNIDFLKNSKIETHRGVKVNRFLETNIPDVYAIGDCAEQREAINLRNSIEAVWYTGRMMGETIAQTICGIRMAYQPGHWFNSAKFIDIEYQTYGWVWAKTKENEQRFYWEHEDGKKCIHVNYDKNTREFIGINTFGIRMRHDFFNRILNQKRSVDYVLEHLADANFDPEFYKLHEPEILAKFNRENKTNIQLKKKSWKRIFAK, via the coding sequence ATGGAACACATTGTTATTATAGGAAACGGAATCTCAGGTGTTACAGCAGCGCGGCATATAAGAAAGCTTTCTGATAAGAAAATCACAATCATCTCTGCCGAAACCGATTATTTTTTTTCCCGCACCGCACTCATGTATGTGTATATGGGACACATGAAGTTTGAGCATACGCAACCCTACGAAAATTGGTTTTGGAAAAAGAATAAAATCAACCTTAAAAAAGGCTTTGTAAAAACGGTTAAAACAGAAACAAAAAGTTTACTGTTTGCAAATGGTGAGTCTTTAAAATACGATAAGCTTATTATAGCGACGGGAAGTAAACCCAATAAGTTTGGCTGGCCCGGACAAGATCTAAAAGGCGTTATGGGTATGTACCACAAACAAGACTTAGAGGCGCTTGAAAAATATGCACCTAATAATAAAGTGTGTAAACACGCCGTTGTTGTTGGTGGTGGTTTAATAGGTGTCGAATTAGTCGAGATGTTGCATTCTCGGCATATTCCTGTTACGTTTTTAGTTCGAGAATCTAGTTTTTGGAACATCGTTTTACCAGAACAAGAGTCGGCTTTGATTAATCGAGAAATTAGAAGTATAGGCGTCGATCTTAGGTTAGGGGTGAACTTAAAGGAAATTAAAGCTGATGAAAATGGAACGGTAAAATCTGTTGTTATCGCTGAAACCGAAGACGAAATTGAATGTAACATCGTGGGCTTAACCGCGGGCGTGTCTCCTAATATCGATTTTTTAAAAAACTCAAAGATTGAAACCCATCGCGGTGTAAAAGTCAATCGCTTTTTAGAAACCAATATTCCAGATGTTTACGCCATTGGCGATTGTGCAGAACAGCGTGAAGCCATTAACCTGCGCAACAGTATAGAAGCGGTTTGGTATACCGGACGCATGATGGGAGAAACCATTGCACAAACCATTTGCGGTATTCGAATGGCCTACCAACCAGGACATTGGTTTAACTCGGCCAAATTTATAGATATAGAATACCAAACCTATGGCTGGGTTTGGGCAAAAACAAAAGAAAACGAGCAGCGTTTTTATTGGGAACACGAAGATGGTAAAAAATGTATTCATGTAAATTACGATAAAAACACGCGCGAATTTATTGGTATAAACACTTTTGGCATAAGAATGCGACACGATTTTTTCAATCGCATTCTTAACCAAAAACGCAGCGTCGATTATGTTTTAGAACATTTGGCCGATGCTAATTTCGACCCCGAGTTTTATAAACTTCATGAACCCGAAATCCTTGCAAAATTCAACAGGGAAAACAAAACCAATATACAACTGAAAAAGAAAAGTTGGAAGCGTATTTTTGCAAAGTAG
- a CDS encoding GNAT family N-acetyltransferase has protein sequence MITISQATLEDLEGIIAIEQHVFNTDSYPPFVVRQLFDISGHYFLVAKDQNQILGYAIGGLNTELMQGWLLSLGVHDKARGQGLGKQLTEKIIAVLKNANAKEVALTVYPDNQSALNIYKNLGFKGDVVLDNYFLDHEDRIVMTLELNWYFLMVVQIKRGAGVEIKYNYCLRYYHYLRPIRIESLKNGTHCYYRKRNLRCYSSAAYKKAF, from the coding sequence ATGATTACAATTAGCCAAGCAACATTAGAAGACCTAGAGGGCATAATCGCCATAGAGCAACATGTTTTTAACACCGACAGTTATCCGCCGTTTGTGGTTAGGCAATTATTTGACATCTCTGGGCATTATTTTCTAGTCGCAAAAGACCAAAATCAAATTTTAGGCTATGCCATAGGTGGTTTAAACACCGAACTTATGCAAGGTTGGTTGTTGTCTCTAGGTGTGCATGACAAAGCCAGAGGGCAAGGACTAGGAAAACAATTAACAGAGAAAATAATAGCCGTCTTAAAAAACGCAAATGCTAAGGAAGTGGCCTTAACCGTATATCCAGATAACCAGAGCGCCTTAAACATTTACAAGAATTTAGGCTTTAAAGGAGATGTGGTTTTAGATAATTATTTCCTAGATCATGAAGATCGTATTGTGATGACTTTAGAACTGAATTGGTATTTTTTAATGGTCGTACAAATTAAACGAGGTGCTGGAGTCGAAATTAAATACAATTACTGTTTAAGGTATTATCATTACCTTCGACCTATTAGAATAGAATCCCTAAAAAATGGAACACATTGTTATTATAGGAAACGGAATCTCAGGTGTTACAGCAGCGCGGCATATAAGAAAGCTTTCTGA